From Fusarium oxysporum f. sp. lycopersici 4287 chromosome 10, whole genome shotgun sequence, the proteins below share one genomic window:
- a CDS encoding hypothetical protein (At least one base has a quality score < 10), whose protein sequence is MASSAFKRLVRFVPKSAPSSILIGEPVQASLDVGLASREGKDISVNVFSGRSVLSPGSRTDRTESVERLLSPLAQEEVGTIRCIGLNYVQHAKEVNMDIPTIPTLFLKPNTALGDPWPAPTLLPKITQNDGSGDYESELAVVIGKAAKNVSEENAMDYVLGFTAANDVSSRVSQLNQSQWCFSKGFDGACPIGPTLVSTSEIPDPSKLHIRGLKNGKVLQDCSLDDLIFSVPKLVSFLSQGTTLPAGTVIITGTPAGVGMGRKPKETLSHGDEFRVEILPHIGTLVNTFENE, encoded by the exons atggcttcttctgcATTCAAGC GCCTTGTGCGCTTCGTTCCTAAATCAGCGCCTTCAAGCATCTTGATCGGAGAGCCAGTACAGGCTTCTCTCGATGTCGGCTTGGCATCTCGTGAAGGAAAAGATATTTCTGTCAACGTCTTTTCAGGGCGGTCGGTCTTATCGCCTGGTTCGCGTACTGATCGCACGGAATCCGTTGAGCGACTCTTGTCACCTTTGGCGCAGGAGGAGGTTGGAACTATTCGATGTATCGGATTGAAC TACGTTCAGCATGCGAAGGAGGTCAACATGGACATCCCAACAATCCCCACGCTGTTCCT CAAGCCCAACACAGCGCTTGGTGACCCGTGGCCAGCTCCTACTCTCCTCCCCAAGATCACTCAAAATGACGGAAGCGGTGACTACGAGTCTGAATTGGCGGTCGTCATTGGCAAAGCAGCCAAGAATGTTTCTGAAGAGAACGCCATGGACTACGTCCTAGGCTTCACAGCAGCGAATGATGTCTCGAGTCGTGTGTCTCAACTGAACCAGTCTCAGTGGTGTTTCTCTAAAGGCTTTGATGGAGCTTGCCCAATTG GTCCGACTCTGGTGTCGACCTCGGAGATTCCAGATCCCTCCAAACTGCATATTCGGGGTCTGAAGAACGGCAAGGTCCTGCAGGACTGCTCATTGGA cgatctcatcttcagcgTTCCCAAGCTGGTCAGCTTTTTATCTCAAGGCACAACCCTCCCCGCCGGCACCGTCATAATCACTGGTACACCAGCCGGCGTAGGCATGGGCCGAAAGCCCAAAGAGACTCTTTCCCATGGCGATGAGTTCAGGGTTGAGATCCTACCACATATCGGGACGTTGGTTAATACTTTTGAGAACGAGTAG